The Burkholderia mayonis genome window below encodes:
- the aceE gene encoding pyruvate dehydrogenase (acetyl-transferring), homodimeric type yields MSAVPNEVMKYVAAERDDDAQETVEWLEALDGVISSVGPGRAHYLIEKQIEFARMHGEHLPFSANTPYINTIPVEAQAKIPGDQDIEHRIRSYTRWNAIAMVLRAGKDTNVGGHIASFASAATLYDVGYNHFWHAPSAEHGGDLVFVQGHSSPGVYSRAFLLGRLSEDQLDNFRQEVGGNGISSYPHPWLMPDFWQFPTVSMGLGPIMAIYQARFMKYLQSRGIVTTEGRKVWAFLGDGETDEPESLGAIGMASREKLDNLVFVINCNLQRLDGPVRGNGKIIQELESEFRGAGWNVIKVIWGSRWDALFARDKTGALMRRMMEAVDGEYQTYKSESGAYVREHFFNTPELKALVADWSDDDIWNLNRGGHDPHKIYAAFHQASNSKGAPTVILAKTIKGYGMGEAGQAMNITHQQKKLPVEQLKKFRDQFRLPIADDVIADVPYLKFEEGSKELEYMRAHRQALGGYLPQRRQKAESLPVPPLEAFEPLLKGTGEGREISTTMAFVRILNILLKDKALGKRVVPIVPDESRTFGMEGLFRQIGIWNQEGQKYVPEDSDQLMFYKESETGQILQEGINEAGGMCDWIAAATSYSTHGEIMVPFYIFYSMFGFQRIGDLAWAAGDMRSRGFLLGGTAGRTTLNGEGLQHEDGHSLMWAASVPNCVSYDPTFGYELAVIMQDGLRRMVQEQEDVYYYVTVMNENYEHPAIPQGEHVAADIVKGMYQFKKADADKKAPRVQLLGAGTIFNEVIAAADLLKNDWGVAADLWSVPSFTELAREGHDVERWNLLHPAEDRRVSHVQKCLKDTQGPVIASTDYVRALADQIRSHIDRRYVVLGTDGFGRSDTRNALRHFFEVDRYWVTVAALNALADEGTIDRKVVADAIAKYNLDPAKPNPMSV; encoded by the coding sequence ATGTCCGCTGTACCTAACGAAGTGATGAAGTACGTCGCGGCTGAACGCGACGACGACGCGCAGGAAACCGTCGAATGGCTCGAAGCACTCGACGGCGTGATCTCCTCCGTCGGTCCCGGCCGCGCGCACTACCTGATCGAGAAGCAGATCGAATTCGCGCGGATGCACGGCGAACACCTGCCGTTCTCCGCGAACACCCCGTACATCAACACGATTCCCGTCGAAGCCCAGGCCAAGATTCCGGGCGACCAGGACATCGAGCACCGGATCCGCTCGTACACGCGCTGGAACGCGATCGCGATGGTGTTGCGCGCGGGCAAGGACACGAACGTCGGCGGTCACATCGCGTCGTTCGCGTCGGCCGCGACGCTGTACGACGTCGGCTACAACCACTTCTGGCACGCGCCGTCCGCCGAGCACGGCGGCGATCTCGTGTTCGTGCAGGGCCACTCGTCGCCGGGTGTCTACTCGCGCGCGTTCCTGCTCGGCCGCCTGTCGGAAGACCAGCTCGACAACTTCCGCCAGGAAGTCGGCGGCAACGGCATCTCGTCGTACCCGCACCCGTGGCTGATGCCGGATTTCTGGCAGTTTCCGACCGTGTCGATGGGGCTCGGCCCGATCATGGCGATCTACCAGGCGCGCTTCATGAAGTACCTGCAGTCGCGCGGGATCGTGACGACGGAAGGCCGCAAGGTCTGGGCGTTCCTCGGCGACGGCGAGACGGACGAGCCGGAATCGCTCGGCGCGATCGGCATGGCGAGCCGCGAGAAGCTCGACAACCTCGTGTTCGTGATCAACTGCAACTTGCAGCGTCTCGACGGCCCGGTGCGCGGCAACGGCAAGATCATCCAGGAGCTGGAATCGGAATTCCGCGGCGCGGGCTGGAATGTGATCAAGGTGATCTGGGGCAGCCGTTGGGATGCGCTCTTCGCGCGCGACAAGACGGGCGCGCTGATGCGCCGGATGATGGAAGCCGTCGACGGCGAGTACCAGACGTACAAGTCGGAGTCGGGCGCGTACGTGCGCGAGCACTTCTTCAACACGCCTGAGCTGAAGGCGCTCGTCGCCGACTGGTCCGACGACGACATCTGGAACCTGAACCGCGGCGGCCACGATCCGCACAAGATCTACGCGGCGTTCCATCAGGCGAGCAATTCGAAGGGCGCGCCGACGGTGATCCTCGCGAAGACGATCAAGGGCTACGGGATGGGCGAAGCCGGCCAGGCGATGAACATCACGCACCAGCAGAAGAAGCTGCCCGTCGAGCAACTGAAGAAGTTCCGCGACCAGTTCCGCCTGCCGATCGCCGACGACGTGATCGCCGACGTGCCATACCTGAAGTTCGAGGAAGGCTCGAAGGAACTCGAATACATGCGCGCGCACCGCCAGGCGCTCGGTGGCTATCTGCCGCAGCGCCGCCAGAAGGCGGAATCGCTGCCGGTGCCGCCGCTCGAGGCGTTCGAGCCGCTCCTGAAGGGCACGGGCGAGGGCCGCGAGATCTCAACGACGATGGCGTTCGTGCGGATCCTGAACATCCTGCTGAAGGACAAGGCGCTCGGCAAGCGCGTCGTGCCGATCGTGCCCGACGAGTCGCGTACGTTCGGCATGGAGGGCCTCTTCCGCCAGATCGGCATCTGGAACCAGGAAGGCCAGAAGTACGTGCCGGAAGATTCCGATCAGTTGATGTTCTACAAGGAATCGGAAACCGGCCAGATCCTGCAGGAAGGCATCAACGAAGCGGGCGGCATGTGCGACTGGATCGCGGCGGCGACGTCGTACTCGACGCACGGCGAGATCATGGTGCCGTTCTACATCTTCTATTCGATGTTCGGCTTCCAGCGGATCGGCGATCTGGCGTGGGCGGCGGGCGACATGCGCTCGCGCGGCTTCCTGCTCGGCGGCACTGCGGGCCGCACGACGCTCAACGGCGAAGGCCTGCAGCACGAAGACGGCCATTCGCTGATGTGGGCGGCGTCGGTGCCGAACTGCGTGAGCTACGACCCGACGTTCGGCTACGAGCTTGCCGTCATCATGCAGGACGGCCTGCGCCGGATGGTGCAGGAGCAGGAGGACGTGTACTACTACGTCACGGTGATGAACGAGAACTACGAGCACCCGGCGATCCCGCAGGGCGAGCACGTTGCGGCCGACATCGTGAAAGGCATGTACCAGTTCAAGAAGGCCGACGCCGACAAGAAGGCGCCGCGCGTGCAACTGCTCGGCGCGGGCACGATCTTCAACGAAGTGATCGCCGCCGCCGACCTGCTGAAGAACGACTGGGGCGTCGCGGCCGACCTCTGGAGCGTCCCGAGCTTCACCGAGCTTGCGCGCGAAGGCCATGACGTCGAGCGCTGGAACCTGCTGCATCCGGCCGAGGATCGCCGCGTGTCGCACGTGCAGAAGTGCCTGAAGGACACGCAGGGCCCCGTGATCGCGTCGACCGACTACGTGCGGGCGCTCGCCGACCAGATCCGCAGCCACATCGATCGCCGCTACGTCGTGCTCGGCACCGACGGCTTCGGCCGCTCGGACACGCGCAACGCGCTGCGCCACTTCTTCGAAGTGGATCGCTATTGGGTCACGGTTGCGGCGCTCAACGCGCTCGCCGACGAAGGCACGATCGACCGCAAGGTCGTGGCCGACGCCATCGCGAAGTACAACCTCGACCCGGCCAAACCCAACCCGATGTCGGTTTAA
- the aceF gene encoding dihydrolipoyllysine-residue acetyltransferase, with product MSQAIEVKVPDIGDYKDVPVIEVLVKPGDAVEPEQSLVTLESDKATMDVPSPVGGMVKEVKVKVGDAVSQGSLIVLLDGAQAAAKPAQANGVAAPAAQPAPAAAPAAAAAPASAGGGAVDVKVPDIGDYKDVPVIEIAVKIGDTVEKEQSLVTLESDKATMDVPSPAAGVVKDIKVKVGDAVSEGSLIVVLESAGGAAASAPQAAAPAPAQAVPAAAPAPAPAAASAPQAAPAAAPAPAASGEYRASHASPSVRKFARELGVDVSRVLGTGPKGRITKEDVTAFVKGVMSGQRAAPAAAAVPAGGGELNLLPWPKVDFTKFGPVDAKPLSRIKKISGANLHRNWVMIPHVTNNDEADITELEALRVQLNKEHEKAGVKFTMLAFVIKAVVAALKKFPTFNASLDGDNLVFKQYYHVGFAADTPNGLVVPVIRDADKKGLVDIAKEMSELSKAAREGKLKPDQMQGGCFSISSLGGIGGTNFTPIINAPEVAILGLSRSATKPVWDGKQFVPRLTLPLSLSYDHRVIDGAEAARFNAYLAALLGDFRRVIL from the coding sequence ATGAGTCAAGCGATCGAAGTCAAGGTGCCGGATATCGGCGATTACAAGGACGTGCCCGTCATCGAAGTGCTCGTGAAGCCGGGCGATGCGGTCGAGCCCGAGCAGTCGCTCGTCACGCTCGAGTCCGACAAGGCGACGATGGACGTGCCGAGCCCCGTCGGCGGCATGGTCAAGGAAGTGAAGGTCAAGGTGGGCGACGCAGTGTCGCAAGGTTCGCTGATCGTGCTGCTCGACGGCGCGCAAGCGGCGGCGAAGCCCGCGCAGGCGAACGGCGTCGCGGCGCCCGCCGCGCAGCCGGCGCCGGCCGCAGCCCCCGCGGCTGCCGCTGCGCCCGCGTCGGCGGGCGGCGGCGCGGTCGACGTGAAAGTGCCGGACATCGGCGACTACAAGGACGTGCCCGTCATCGAGATCGCCGTGAAGATCGGCGATACGGTCGAGAAGGAGCAGTCGCTCGTCACGCTCGAATCGGACAAGGCGACGATGGACGTGCCGAGCCCGGCCGCGGGCGTCGTCAAGGACATCAAGGTGAAGGTCGGCGATGCGGTGTCGGAAGGCTCGCTCATCGTCGTGCTCGAATCGGCGGGCGGTGCCGCCGCGAGCGCGCCGCAGGCGGCCGCGCCCGCACCTGCTCAGGCCGTCCCCGCCGCCGCTCCCGCACCGGCGCCTGCCGCAGCGTCCGCACCGCAGGCGGCGCCCGCCGCCGCGCCGGCGCCTGCTGCGAGCGGCGAGTACCGCGCGAGCCATGCGTCGCCGTCGGTGCGCAAGTTCGCGCGCGAACTTGGCGTCGACGTGTCGCGCGTGCTGGGCACGGGTCCGAAGGGCCGCATCACGAAGGAAGACGTCACCGCGTTCGTGAAGGGCGTGATGTCGGGCCAGCGCGCGGCGCCTGCCGCCGCGGCCGTGCCGGCGGGCGGCGGCGAGCTGAACCTGCTGCCGTGGCCGAAGGTCGACTTCACGAAGTTCGGCCCGGTCGACGCGAAGCCGCTGTCGCGGATCAAGAAGATCTCTGGCGCGAACCTGCATCGCAACTGGGTGATGATCCCGCACGTCACGAACAACGACGAAGCGGACATCACCGAGCTGGAAGCGCTGCGCGTGCAGCTGAACAAGGAACACGAGAAGGCGGGCGTGAAGTTCACGATGCTCGCGTTCGTGATCAAGGCGGTCGTGGCCGCGCTGAAGAAGTTCCCGACGTTCAACGCGAGTCTCGACGGCGACAACCTCGTCTTCAAGCAGTACTACCACGTCGGTTTCGCCGCCGACACGCCGAACGGCCTCGTCGTGCCGGTGATCCGGGATGCGGACAAGAAGGGTCTCGTCGACATCGCGAAGGAAATGAGCGAACTGTCGAAGGCGGCACGCGAAGGCAAGCTGAAGCCGGACCAGATGCAAGGCGGCTGCTTCTCGATCTCGTCGCTCGGCGGGATCGGCGGCACGAACTTCACGCCGATCATCAATGCGCCGGAGGTGGCGATCCTCGGCCTGTCGCGAAGCGCGACGAAGCCCGTGTGGGACGGCAAGCAATTCGTGCCGCGCCTCACGCTGCCGCTGTCGCTGTCGTACGACCATCGCGTGATCGACGGCGCCGAAGCGGCGCGGTTCAATGCGTATCTCGCTGCGCTTCTGGGCGATTTCCGGCGTGTGATTCTTTGA